The nucleotide window CCCTTCGACCCTCTCGTCGCCGACATCGAGCGCCGCCGCGAGGACCGCAAGTGGGAGAAGGAGCACCTCGACCTCGACCTCGATTTGGATCACCACGACTCCGCCCCCGCCGCCGAGTCCCAGCCCGAGTGGGAGGATTTCATGGACGCCGAGGACTACCTGAATGACGAGGACAAGTTCAATGTCACCAACAGGCTGGTCTTGTTGTTCCCCAAGGTCGATGTGGACCCCGTCGATGGCTTTATCACCGAGCACGAGCTGACTCTCTGGAACCTGAACCAGGCTCAGAGGGAAGTTTTGCATAGGACTCAGAGGGATATGGAGCTTCATGATAAGAATCGTGACGGCTTTGTTTCCTTCCAAGAGTACAAACCCCCTAGCTGGGTTCAGAATGCAGGTAGGTAGCTCTCTATTTCAATTCATTCCTTCCTTCCccactattatatatatatatatatatatgttgccaaTCATATAATTAAAAAGGAACCATGTATCAGATAACAACTCATTTGGCTATGATATGGGCTGGTGGAAAgaagagcattttaatgcatCAGATGCAGATGGAGATGGTCTTCTCAATCTAACTGAGTTCAATGAGTGCGTTCtacttgtttctttctttctttctttctttctttctttcaactTACTTCTTTCATCTTGATGCTTTTTCTCCTTCATCTTTTTCTAGCTTCCTGCACCCGGCTGACAGCAAAAACCCAAAGCTACTTCAGTGGTTGTGCAAGGAGGAAGTAAGGTATGTTATTATTTCTCTTCTTTGGAAGTCTAGTATCCATGTGGCTCATGTCTGCTTGTAAAGATATAGTTCAGGGCACACCATAAGTTTGCAGGTAGTTTGGGGTACACCTCAGGACCAGCCATTGAAAGTAACTTGATTGAAAAGTCTTTTGCTTCAACTCTCAAACTTCTGTGTTTACTTGTACTAAAAAAAACTCCAGTTCATGGGTGGTTCATGTCGAAGTAACTTTCTCTGTTGACTTCCAAAATGGCTGATTCATTTTTCTAGTAAAGTTCACTTCATTTGTCATTTGAATTGATCTCATTCCAACATGGTTTCCTAGCTTGTCTAATTGGTTGCTCATTCCTTTGCTTCCTCAGAGAGAGGGATACAGACAAAGATGGAAAGATTAACTTCAAAGAATTTTTCCATGGCCTCTTTGATTTGGTGAGGAACTATGATGAAGAAGATCACAATTCCACACATCAGTCTGATGATTTGATGGAGGCCCCGGCTAAAACTTTGTTTGCACAGCTTGACAAAGATGGTGACGGGTAATTGCTATTATCATGTGTAATTCTTCTGAGCTACTTGAGGGTTTTCTTTTCACTATTATTTATTTACTTGGGTTTGCCTTCTTTTATTCATAGATACTTGTCAGATGTTGAGTTGCTTCCCATTATTGGAAAAATACATCCATCAGAACATTACTATGCGAAACAACAAGCAGATTACATCATATCACAGGTATTCATTTTAATAAAAAGTATTTTCTTTCTTGGTTTTAACGGACCTGT belongs to Rosa chinensis cultivar Old Blush chromosome 4, RchiOBHm-V2, whole genome shotgun sequence and includes:
- the LOC112197913 gene encoding calumenin-A, whose translation is MGRASVLIYITIALLVLLLISWSPKKPANHRHRRLKLRSNFTFAPPLHHSHNPIPFDPLVADIERRREDRKWEKEHLDLDLDLDHHDSAPAAESQPEWEDFMDAEDYLNDEDKFNVTNRLVLLFPKVDVDPVDGFITEHELTLWNLNQAQREVLHRTQRDMELHDKNRDGFVSFQEYKPPSWVQNADNNSFGYDMGWWKEEHFNASDADGDGLLNLTEFNDFLHPADSKNPKLLQWLCKEEVRERDTDKDGKINFKEFFHGLFDLVRNYDEEDHNSTHQSDDLMEAPAKTLFAQLDKDGDGYLSDVELLPIIGKIHPSEHYYAKQQADYIISQADTNKDGGLSLSEMIENPYVFYSAIFNDDDEEDYGFHDEFR